The DNA segment aatttctgttgcATAAGCCACCCAGACCGTGGTACTCTGTTATAGCAACCCTGGCAAACTGATACTTATTTTTAAGAGGTTAGACCTTATCTTTAGTTATTTCATAGATctcaatgagaaaataaaatttcataaataGAACTTCCCATACAAGTGTATGATATAGATTGAAGGACAAAGAGTacagtgtttcctttttaatttctctcagtttaTTGGTTGGGGCTTTTGTCAAAGCTGAGTCTAAACACCTGAAAAAACTCAGTAGAATTTAACCTAATAATCCCTGGCCTGGCAATCTGATGACCTGCTTGATGTTATGTCTGGTCTGTTAATTCCATGAGTCCAGGAAGTTccctcagcacccagcacagagcctggcacatagtaggtgctcaataaatatttgtctgatgagtgaataaataaatggtttgaCCATGACTCTATGTTATGAATAACAGAATTTGCATCTAAAATAGTTACTTTCATTCTATATTCACATTCACAAAATTTCACTGTATTGGGTATGTAATGGGTTATGCAACTCAAATAAACTCAAATGCATTCATTATAAACTCCTGtgaaatatgtataattttgatATAAATACCCCCTCATTCCTCCATAGGTTTGATTATATCAGATATCCACTGATTTCTGCTAAATCACAGGACAAGTCACACCCTGGAGTTACATAACATGTTCATATCTTGAGAGGTACTTTCACACCCATCATTGGTTTTGATTTCCACAACTTCCGTATGAGGTAGAGGAGGCAAACAGATTTTTCTTTGGAACTGGGCTTCCTTCAGCATTGATCCCCCAGGAACAGTGTCACCCTGATATCCTGAGCAATGACAGAGCTTCAGAAATAAGTTCAGATTCACATCATTCATTATGTCTCTTTGCTTATCTGTTTGCATTGGATGGGATCAAAGTCACAGTAGCACTTGCCAGCCCCAAGGTAATGAAATGGTGGTTGATTCTCTGCCCATCCTTCTGGGCCTCTAGGACCTCCTGCTGTAATGCCCACAGCCCCAGCACAGCCCCGAGGACGTCTGTCCAGTGTGGTGGCCCCAGGCTGCGGGTCGTGGCTCCCCGACTCAGCTCAGATGTGCAGTCAGGTTGATGTAGCCAGAGTCAGCGCCTTGTCTACCCTTGTTCCAGGCTGAGATGGCCTTAACTCATTCCTAGACACACACCCCTTGTTTCTGACACTCCTTGTTTATATCAAGGCCAAGGCTCTCATGGGATCTTAAGCCTAAAGGGTGGGGTACCCTCTTAATGTTGGAGACCAGAGTACGAGGAAGGCTGGCCTCCCCACAAGAATTACTGTTTGCTCCTTGCTGTATAGCTGGGGAATCCAAGGCCGCCTCCAAGGTCCTGTGGCCAGTCTGGGAGCCCCAGGCTCAGGAGGGACCTCAGGAGGTCCAAGTTCTGGCCCAGCATCCTTTCTATCTTATCTGTGCAGAAGAATCACCTGGCAGATCCTTAAAAATACAACTTCTGGGCCTTATGCCCTGAGATCCTGATTCACCTTAGGTCTTCAGAGGAAAGGGTTTAGAAATCTGCATAAAATGCAGATTTAAATCCTAGGTGTTTTCTATGCAGGTGATCACTGGCCCAAACTTCGGGAAACAATGCACTCTAAGACCAATGCTGCCCAGTTTCCAAGATGGGTATTTGTTTTCAAAGACCAGTGTCAAAGGAGTTCCTTCTGGGTGTGATTATGCACTTTGTAGATTGCACGGGAACAATTATCATCAGAACGAAATTTAACTAAAACGGGAGTGATAGTGTTCAAGTCAAACAGCCTGGGGTTGGTACCAggtgaacttcagttttcttgtGGGTAAACTACAGCCATGGAACGTGCTAGGtggagggcggggagggagacggagggggaggggagagggaggcgcCTCAGGCATCCAGGTGGCTCTCAGCATTGCCGGCCTATGCAATCAACTGGAAGCTTTAAAAACCACggatgcctgggccccacccccaaggATTCTAATGTAATTGTTGGAGATGACGCCTGCGCATTGGGGTTTTTACAAGCTCCCAGGCGGCTCACGTGTGTAACGTGCGCTGAGAAACGCTGAAGAGGAGGCCCTATCTTGAAAGCGGAGGTTTCAAGCAGAGCCTGGCTTACACTTGCCATCTGGAAAAAGGTAGCcgtggtgtttttgttgttgttgttgttttttaataagtttatttattttatttacttatttttggctgcgttgggtcttcgttgctgcgcgcaggctttctctagttgtggcgagtgggggctactcttaattGCAGtgtgtggccttctcattgcggtggcttctcctgttgcagagtgcaggctctaaggtgcacggacttcagtagttgcagaacgCGGgcgcagtagctgtggctcgcagactgtagagcgcaggctcagtagttgcggagcacgggcttagttgctccgcggcatgtgggatcctcccagaccagggcttaaacccgtgtcccctgcatgggcaggcagattcctaaccactgcgccaccagggaagccgaacCATGgtgttttgactttttaaaaaatgattttcaaaatgatgctcctatccatttcttcttcttcttcacctATCTCTTGTCATCTTTTGAATTTGCAACTCACCacatatctttattatttattttcaatttttattttatattagagtatagttgatttacaatgttaccaTGTATCTTTCAAATATAACAACGTGCCAGGTGCTGGAGAGTGCcaggaaagcaagaaaacaaaggaaaaaccaGGAAGGACAAGCTGTCCCTCTTCCCATGTCTAATAGTAAGGACTACTGAGTAATAGTAAGGACGCAATGAGTAAGGACTGTTGGGCTAACATCACATGAGTGGGGGTCTTCCCATCAGAAGTCCAGCTGGAGGAGAGCATTCCACTAGTTGAGTAAATGAATATGCATCCTGCTCTAAAGAAAAGGCCACTGTGCTTTCTTATCCCATCTTAGGAAAAGAGAATAATTTGCTCTCATCAAACGCAGGCCCTCCCCCATTTTGAAAAGACCAGCAGTCCCATGACTctgtcagtgtttctcaaagtgtgttccctGGATCACCTATATCCGGGTCCCAGGGATGTTGGTTAAAATGCAGATGCCTGGACCCTACCCACAGACCTACAGAATCAAAGTCTCTGGAGCCCGAGGAACCTGCAAGTGTAACATCTCAGGTGCTTCTCAGGTACCTTGgcgtttgagaactgctgcttaaGTGCTAAGCACCAGTTATGCGTTCAGGCTCCTGAAGTGAAGATTCTGCAGGCAGTGTGCGGTGAGCAGTTCCCAGGGTTATTTTGGATGCTGTGCGGTTCACGCAAGGGTTCATTTTAAGCACGTAGATTAATGAATGCCAACATAGAGGCTCAGGATCCCGCAAGCATTCACTAGTGCTGGATGCCCTCAGTCTTCCGTGTCGCTTTCTGCAGTGCTTCATGCACACACGTAATAAACACAAAATGAGGGCAGAGTCTTCCTCTTGGTCTCAACCTGGTTAGATGCTCTATTAAAAATCATAGCACATTGTTTTGGACACACTAGTGATTTACTGTCAGGACATAGGATCTGCTGATTAGGAAGCAGGGTCTGTTGATTAGGAAGCATGCAACACCTTGATCATTATACTGGACAAAAACTCATGCTTATGCAACTGAGCATTGAAATGTAGGAAAATCTCATCTGTCTTGTTCCaaatccccacccccatcccattcTGTTATGAGATTGTCATCAGTGTGTTAGTCTGGGCAACTGTCAAGCTTGGGCATTTGATTTCCATTGTTTTGATTTCTGGACTTTGACCCCTGTGATGCCAAGCCTGAGTGAGTGACTGAATTCCAGTCTAGACCAGCAAAGATGGAAGGTTGTGCTGGGGAGCTGGGGACTGAGGGTCGTGGGGGGGCTCCTTGGAATCACATTTACTGTTTCCGTGGAGGAGCATGGACTCATCTCCCACGTACACCTGTGCCCCCAAATCCCAGCCCTCCTCCAGAatcctgccttccctcctctgtGAGGCTGTGAACCTGTGTTCAGGTGCTCCTGGGCCTGGTGAAGGCGATTATCGAAATTTGGCGATCCCCATGGACACAAACACCATTAAATAAACTAAGAACAGACACCCAGCAGAGAAAAACCAATTCCCCAGTCAGAGGAATTTTCCCAGATGTTTAATCATTTCACAAACAGATCTGGGTTTCCTGCCCTTCAGATGCTCAGAGGTGTTGGGTGTCAGGTGCGTGTTGAAAGGCCTTGGATGAGAAACACTTGAGCATTAGGAACAAAGATCTCCAGCATCCTCTTGGCCCTTGAAAGAGTCCCCTGCCTGCATGACAATGAACTGCTTGAATAATTGCCATCTTTTTCCATTTGCAGGGGACTCTGGCATCTCAGAACACAAAAATGATTTCATCTATAGTCATTTCACAGCTGATTGATgagaataaatcaaaagaaaatgggGCCGAGTTGCCTGTGCCGTGTGCATATCCCATGAAGCTGTCGCTGGCTAATCGCAGTGGAGTCACTATTAACAGGGCCTTCGAGTTCCTTCCCGGTGGACTAGGAATTCAGACACCGGCGGGGGGGCGAGGCCCTGCGACAGAGCCGCCGCGCAAAGAGGAGAAGCCATGCGGTGGCTCCCAGAAGGGATTTGCTTCCATCACCATCACGGCCAGGCGCGTGGGGCCCCCTGCCAGCACCCTGGTGTGGGAGGCTGTCGGGAACCCGCTCTGCATCAAGTGCAGGGCCCAGGAGGCTCTGCTCAGGGACCCCTCTGCTCTGGCTGGTGGGGCCGATCCGGGTCGGCACCATGGACCTTTCACCTGCACAGAATTCTCCAGAAACAGCTCTGTGATGGGGCTGAAGGTccctgaagcccacgcacggctGTGTGAGGGACACGAGTACTGGATCACCCATGTGGGCAGCAGGGAGGACCATTTTTCTCCAAGCACCCCACGGTCACAGGCGGGAAAGAGCCCGCTGGTGTTCAGCTCCTGTGTCCATCTCAGAGTCTCTCAGCCGTGTCCAAATTCCATCTACTATCTGGACAGGTCCCTGTCTGTCCCCATTGAGCCACCTCGACTTGCTGGCCCTAAGATGCACAGATCCGTTCTGTCCCTCAACCTAAATTGCAGTTCACACAGACTGACACCAGATGGGGTAGATGGCACAGCTAACGGAGCGCCAATAAGCAGAGCCCTGAAGCTGGAGCTCACGGAGGGAAACCAGAACCTCCTAGGCCCACGCTGGAACCTAGGTTTGCAAGAACGTTTCTTGAAGGAAAACCCATCGTTGGGGCGGGTACATCTGGGGACCGCGGGAACCGGCATGTGTCCTTGGAGAGGCTCTCCTCCACTGGAAAATACAGCTGCGGGGAGTAACCAGATCACtgtgagaaaagggaaggaggacCATGCAGCTCATTGTCGAACCGGTGGCCATCGTCATGCCAACCACCTGTCCATTCACATCCCGGGCTGGAGTTACACGGCAGGTGAGTGACACTCCCATCCTCCCTGCCACCAAGTGCACGCCCCTCCCCACTTCAGGTAATTGGTGTGATTGCCGAGGTGCGTAGTGAGTGAGTTTCTTCTACGTGACTTATTCCAAGAAGCAGTTCTCAGTAATTGCTTCATCTACTCCACTCAAAGTTGACCGTTGATAGCTCCATGTTGATGTCTGGTTTGGATAGATTTTCTTAGATGATACTTTGGTAGATTATGAAAGGCCTTCCCTCAAACGTTTGTTTCCATCAGTAGCTCCAGACCATATATAATGAGTAGGGAACTCTACCCCAGGTGAAGTTCATTCAGGCCCTTGTCATTCCAAAACAGGATGAGAAGAGCCAAGGGCCGTCCACTCCCAGATGTTTTGTCCCTCTGGTATGGACATCTGCACATCTGGAAGTCTCCAGAGTTCTGCACTTTTCACTTTTCAATCGGGTAGTTGATGTTGATGGGTTGGCCTTAGAAACCTAGACCACAAAGCTCCATAATGGAGTgtttgtgtgtgagagtgtgtataATAATTATGGGACATTTTCAAAAAGAGGCAAACCTGGGACTCTCCACAccaaaaaacagaagcagtagTTTTCTGATTCTTTAGTTGTGTTTTCTGGGGCAACTCGGCTGGGATTTGAAACCTTTCCGCCACTGCCAGGGCCAGGCAGAATTCCCAAGGTCAGCTGTCCTGGGCACCCTTTACCTTTCTTGGGAGATCGGGGGTAGAGGGGGGAACAGGCCTTAGCCAGAGGCCagacttctctccttccctgtgtACACTTCCGCAAGAGATTCTGGTTTATGAATTAGTGACTTTCCActtggggaaaatatttaaagataatagTGGTAAAATTGAAAATGCGGCATATGCATAATAATTTTACAGTGCAATTTTTGTGCATTAAAAgctttattaattaataaaaatgactgtaaaacattttaaagttgtaATGTGAGTAGAAATGTTAAGTGatgtaattaattttaacaaGTGTATATATATTGAATGCTCAGAGACCTTTAAGGCAATTTGACATGGCTTTCAGACTGATTAGACTGTTGAATTCGTCTGAGTCTGGCAGACTTATTGCAAGAAGGAAAACATAAGTAGCCATCAGTGTTGcaaagctaggcctcactttgggTTTTAAAGACATTCCTCAAGCCAGCCATTTCTTCTTCCTTGTTGATGAAGAGTCTGGAAATATACGACCTACATTGTTGTATGCTCCCCCATTGAAGCGTATCCTAGTCTTTGTGCTGTGTCTCATGGTATGAAATAGTAACTTGGATTTATAGCACTTTCACCAAAGGAGCCTTAAAAATCACCAGAGCCAGATCTCAAACATCCATCTCAGAGGAGAGGAGCATGAACAGAGCAAATCCCTACATCTTAGTTTTGGCTTTTGGCGCAGACAAGATTTTTGATTGTGACTTTGTGAAATGACTACTCCTAGAATTGATTTTCTTAAGCAAAGAGTGCAAGTTAATTTTTACTTCCTATGGGCCGACTTCCCTCAGAATAGCTCTAATCCCAAAGATTCACCTGTGGAGCATTTGAGTGGCTCTAAATCACATGACCTCATTCTAC comes from the Balaenoptera ricei isolate mBalRic1 chromosome 16, mBalRic1.hap2, whole genome shotgun sequence genome and includes:
- the C16H10orf90 gene encoding (E2-independent) E3 ubiquitin-conjugating enzyme FATS isoform X3, whose translation is MIKLSEEGLWDNQYSPHDQIARKNLQSDVPEKKSDFTEGTLASQNTKMISSIVISQLIDENKSKENGAELPVPCAYPMKLSLANRSGVTINRAFEFLPGGLGIQTPAGGRGPATEPPRKEEKPCGGSQKGFASITITARRVGPPASTLVWEAVGNPLCIKCRAQEALLRDPSALAGGADPGRHHGPFTCTEFSRNSSVMGLKVPEAHARLCEGHEYWITHVGSREDHFSPSTPRSQAGKSPLVFSSCVHLRVSQPCPNSIYYLDRSLSVPIEPPRLAGPKMHRSVLSLNLNCSSHRLTPDGVDGTANGAPISRALKLELTEGNQNLLGPRWNLGLQERFLKENPSLGRVHLGTAGTGMCPWRGSPPLENTAAGSNQITVRKGKEDHAAHCRTGGHRHANHLSIHIPGWSYTAVEPKVFSGSSEKQQERAHVTVSAPPVEQKLVKDPLPDGSSSPSNSCQSSDLSEPAESQQQSLPKLSIPLPGSLCPFQDLCTSLQEDHGVQIEREFLEGDYTCCDLVVKIKECKKSEQPTMPEPEPAPTEPETPRGPETHELQEDCSKSQQMPASSLTLQEALEVRKPQFISRSQERLKKLEHMVQQRKAQRKESLGQKQSLLPVRANKKQFTVPHPLSDNLFKPKERYISEKEMHMRSKRIYNNLPEVRKKKEEQKKRVILQSNRLRAEVFKKQLLDQLLQRNAV
- the C16H10orf90 gene encoding (E2-independent) E3 ubiquitin-conjugating enzyme FATS isoform X2, producing MQQSGISTKPHQKGYAFRHAETAVHRTFQIKTFSTELKNHVMVMDFVKRNWFPSQRRAKVCIIHMYQGLKTAEQTASRYEIHSRLFSSPKDHSAWERNESLSNAGLWDNQYSPHDQIARKNLQSDVPEKKSDFTEGTLASQNTKMISSIVISQLIDENKSKENGAELPVPCAYPMKLSLANRSGVTINRAFEFLPGGLGIQTPAGGRGPATEPPRKEEKPCGGSQKGFASITITARRVGPPASTLVWEAVGNPLCIKCRAQEALLRDPSALAGGADPGRHHGPFTCTEFSRNSSVMGLKVPEAHARLCEGHEYWITHVGSREDHFSPSTPRSQAGKSPLVFSSCVHLRVSQPCPNSIYYLDRSLSVPIEPPRLAGPKMHRSVLSLNLNCSSHRLTPDGVDGTANGAPISRALKLELTEGNQNLLGPRWNLGLQERFLKENPSLGRVHLGTAGTGMCPWRGSPPLENTAAGSNQITVRKGKEDHAAHCRTGGHRHANHLSIHIPGWSYTAGDYTCCDLVVKIKECKKSEQPTMPEPEPAPTEPETPRGPETHELQEDCSKSQQMPASSLTLQEALEVRKPQFISRSQERLKKLEHMVQQRKAQRKESLGQKQSLLPVRANKKQFTVPHPLSDNLFKPKERYISEKEMHMRSKRIYNNLPEVRKKKEEQKKRVILQSNRLRAEVFKKQLLDQLLQRNAV